A genomic stretch from Carbonactinospora thermoautotrophica includes:
- a CDS encoding AAA family ATPase: protein MRILRIRLRNYRGVSEREVTFAENGVTVVEGGNEIGKTSLLEAFDLLLEFLDSSQHERVRAVRPTHADVGPEVEAEMVAGEYRFTYRKRWYKKPETVLTIVSPKHESVTGREAHQRVEEILAKTTDLNLWKALRIQQNQPLEQAALKDSATLGRALELAAGGAAADPSAEGQGVGLLQRARAEYEKYFTAKTGKPTGEYAQARRELEEAEAGLRRCAEELERIQRDIEEHARLEEELARIAAEREEHESRLGELEARWRDLEALRQQVQTLEEKARSARLEADAAKKAAEEREALAADVDRQEAELAGLRRRLEEQRAEAGRSHARADEARRACQSLRDQVKAIDELVARASGDVEYLRDRDDLARLQARRDGVAAALRGIEEAEGELATIRVDAGLLEELDAAHEEVVRAQAKLDAASTSLRVEALGPVGVEIDSTRHDLTGGETLERPVLGPTEITVPGAVRIRVTPGVGERDLRQALDRARERYRTLCERGGVADLAQARQELERRRDVEQRLAAHREKLARELGGLTVEQLQAEHARLTARVGEYERTRPAHPPLPVDLEAARQAAGQAQDRARELRAALAEAEETARRSEQAADQREMEVRLAGQRIHDAEQRLDEARERLRTARAKEPDEELAARADQAQVAAAEADEEWRAAADAFRDADPDTVQALLDNERELGKRLAARISACRQDRDKIAGRLEEAGGAHEALDEARTRHAAAQRNHDDVRRRAEAASLLLRTLTKHRDEAHRAYIGPFRAELERLGRIVFGPDLALEIGDNLQITHRTLNGITVPFNELSSGAREQLCLCARLACAALVDERDGVPVIIDDALGYSDPERLRRLGAVFNAVGRRSQVIVLTCTPERYRTIGSATVVPLRPSSAHPAPEPDLAPAVPPVPGDGRARPDDHAAEIILACLREARTPLGKSEILTRTGLDPDLWSAAIRALRDSGKIRQIGERRGAAYQAIS from the coding sequence GTGAGGATCCTGCGCATCCGGCTGCGCAACTACCGGGGCGTGTCCGAGCGGGAGGTCACCTTCGCCGAGAACGGCGTCACGGTCGTCGAGGGCGGCAACGAGATCGGCAAGACCTCCCTGCTCGAGGCTTTCGACCTGCTGCTGGAGTTCCTCGACAGCTCCCAGCACGAGCGGGTCAGGGCGGTGCGGCCCACCCACGCGGACGTCGGCCCTGAGGTCGAGGCCGAGATGGTGGCCGGTGAGTACCGCTTCACCTACCGCAAGCGCTGGTACAAGAAGCCGGAGACGGTGCTGACGATCGTCTCCCCCAAGCATGAGTCGGTGACCGGACGCGAGGCGCACCAGCGCGTCGAGGAGATCCTCGCCAAGACCACCGACCTGAACCTCTGGAAGGCGCTACGGATTCAACAGAACCAGCCGCTGGAACAGGCCGCGCTCAAGGACAGCGCCACCCTGGGCCGGGCGCTGGAGCTCGCGGCGGGCGGAGCCGCCGCCGACCCGTCCGCCGAGGGCCAGGGCGTGGGCCTGCTGCAGCGGGCGAGGGCCGAGTACGAGAAGTACTTCACCGCCAAGACCGGCAAGCCGACCGGCGAGTACGCCCAGGCCAGGCGGGAGCTGGAGGAGGCCGAGGCCGGGTTACGCCGGTGCGCGGAGGAGCTCGAGCGGATTCAGCGCGACATCGAGGAGCACGCCCGGCTGGAGGAAGAGCTGGCCAGGATCGCCGCCGAGCGGGAGGAACACGAATCCAGGCTGGGCGAGCTGGAGGCGCGCTGGCGCGACCTGGAGGCGCTCCGGCAACAGGTCCAAACCCTGGAGGAGAAGGCCAGGAGCGCCCGCCTGGAAGCCGACGCCGCCAAGAAGGCGGCGGAGGAACGCGAGGCCCTGGCCGCTGACGTCGACCGCCAGGAGGCGGAACTGGCGGGCCTGCGCCGCAGGCTGGAGGAGCAGCGGGCCGAGGCCGGGCGGTCGCACGCGCGGGCGGACGAGGCGCGGCGCGCCTGCCAGAGCCTGCGAGACCAGGTGAAAGCCATCGACGAGCTGGTGGCGCGGGCCAGCGGGGACGTCGAGTACCTGCGTGACCGCGACGACCTGGCCCGGCTCCAGGCCCGCCGGGACGGCGTCGCCGCGGCGCTGCGCGGCATCGAGGAAGCCGAGGGCGAGCTGGCCACGATCCGCGTCGACGCCGGGCTGCTCGAGGAGTTGGACGCGGCCCACGAGGAGGTCGTGCGGGCGCAGGCGAAGTTGGACGCGGCGTCCACCAGCCTGCGGGTGGAGGCACTCGGCCCAGTCGGCGTCGAGATCGACAGCACCCGCCACGACCTCACCGGCGGGGAAACCCTGGAGCGACCCGTGCTCGGCCCCACCGAGATCACGGTGCCCGGCGCGGTCCGGATCAGGGTCACCCCCGGCGTCGGCGAGCGGGACCTGCGCCAGGCTCTCGACAGGGCGCGGGAGCGCTACCGGACGCTGTGCGAACGCGGCGGGGTCGCGGACCTGGCCCAGGCGCGCCAGGAGCTGGAACGGCGGCGCGACGTCGAACAGCGCCTGGCTGCGCACCGGGAGAAGCTCGCCCGCGAACTCGGCGGCCTCACCGTCGAGCAGCTCCAGGCCGAGCACGCGCGTCTCACCGCCCGGGTCGGCGAGTACGAGCGGACCCGTCCCGCCCACCCACCGCTGCCGGTCGACCTGGAAGCCGCCCGCCAAGCCGCCGGCCAGGCGCAAGACCGCGCCCGTGAGCTGCGGGCCGCGCTCGCCGAGGCCGAGGAGACGGCCCGGCGGAGCGAGCAGGCGGCCGATCAGCGTGAGATGGAGGTACGGCTCGCCGGCCAGCGGATCCACGACGCCGAGCAGCGCCTCGACGAGGCCCGCGAACGCCTACGCACCGCCCGCGCCAAGGAACCGGACGAGGAACTGGCCGCCCGCGCCGACCAGGCGCAGGTGGCCGCCGCCGAGGCCGACGAGGAGTGGCGGGCCGCCGCCGACGCCTTCCGCGACGCGGACCCCGACACCGTCCAGGCGCTGCTGGACAACGAACGGGAGCTCGGCAAGCGCCTCGCCGCGCGGATCAGCGCCTGCCGGCAGGACCGGGACAAGATCGCCGGACGGCTGGAGGAGGCCGGCGGCGCCCACGAGGCGCTCGACGAGGCACGCACCCGGCACGCGGCCGCCCAGCGGAACCACGACGACGTCAGGCGGCGCGCCGAAGCCGCCAGCCTGCTGCTGCGTACCCTGACCAAGCACCGCGACGAGGCGCACCGCGCCTACATCGGCCCGTTCCGCGCCGAACTGGAACGGCTGGGGCGCATCGTCTTCGGCCCCGACCTCGCCCTGGAGATCGGCGACAACCTCCAGATCACGCACCGCACCCTCAACGGGATCACGGTGCCCTTCAACGAGCTGTCCAGCGGCGCCCGGGAACAGTTGTGCCTGTGCGCCCGGCTCGCCTGCGCCGCGCTCGTGGACGAGCGGGACGGGGTGCCCGTGATCATCGACGACGCCCTCGGCTACAGCGACCCCGAACGGCTGCGACGGCTGGGGGCGGTCTTCAACGCCGTCGGCCGCCGCTCCCAGGTCATCGTGCTCACCTGCACCCCGGAGCGGTACCGCACGATAGGTTCCGCCACGGTGGTCCCCCTGCGGCCCTCCTCGGCACACCCCGCGCCCGAGCCCGACCTCGCCCCGGCCGTGCCTCCCGTGCCGGGAGACGGGCGGGCGCGGCCGGATGACCACGCCGCGGAGATCATCCTGGCCTGCCTGCGGGAGGCGAGAACCCCGCTGGGCAAGTCCGAGATCCTCACCCGCACCGGGCTGGACCCTGACCTCTGGTCCGCCGCCATCCGCGCCCTGCGCGACTCCGGCAAGATCCGGCAGATCGGCGAACGCCGAGGAGCCGCCTACCAGGCGATTTCTTAA
- a CDS encoding metallophosphoesterase family protein, with protein sequence MRFLHTADWQLGMTRHFLSPEAQARYTDGRLAAIRALGRVAAAEGCEFVLVCGDVFESNQLSPQTLARALDAMLDIPVPVYLLPGNHDPLDAGTIYRTAEFTRQRPGHVHVLDAPGVHPIREGVEIVAAPWTSKRPLTDLVAEQVAALEPATGTIRIVAGHGAVDRGHPNPNDPSLIRIEALRAALADGRVHYVALGDRHSRTDVGCDGRVWYSGTPEVTDYVETEPGDVLVVDVGADHCQVRAHHVGAWRFLRREHHLNSAEDVQALDAELSALPDKERTVLKLSLVGTLTLREKARLDDLLARHGHLFAALEVWERRTDLVTRPDDDDFADLGLSGFAASALEELRELAAAPGEDSQAAQEALGLLYRLAGGGR encoded by the coding sequence GTGCGCTTTCTGCACACCGCTGACTGGCAGCTCGGGATGACCCGGCACTTCCTGAGCCCCGAGGCCCAGGCCCGCTACACCGACGGTCGGCTGGCCGCGATCCGGGCGCTGGGTCGTGTCGCCGCGGCCGAGGGGTGCGAGTTCGTCCTGGTCTGCGGCGACGTGTTCGAGTCCAACCAGCTTTCGCCGCAGACGCTGGCTCGCGCGCTGGACGCGATGCTAGACATTCCCGTCCCGGTGTACCTGCTGCCTGGCAACCACGATCCCCTGGACGCGGGGACCATCTACCGGACCGCCGAGTTCACCCGGCAGCGTCCCGGCCACGTCCACGTCCTGGACGCCCCTGGCGTCCATCCCATCCGCGAAGGCGTGGAGATCGTCGCCGCGCCCTGGACCTCCAAACGCCCGCTCACCGACTTGGTCGCCGAGCAGGTCGCGGCCCTGGAACCGGCCACGGGCACGATCCGGATCGTCGCCGGCCACGGAGCCGTTGACCGCGGGCATCCGAATCCGAACGACCCGTCGCTGATCCGCATCGAGGCGCTGCGCGCCGCCCTCGCCGACGGGCGGGTCCACTACGTGGCGCTGGGCGACCGGCATTCGCGCACCGACGTCGGCTGCGACGGGCGGGTCTGGTACTCGGGCACCCCGGAGGTGACCGACTACGTGGAGACCGAGCCGGGGGACGTCCTCGTCGTCGACGTGGGCGCGGACCACTGCCAGGTGAGGGCGCACCACGTCGGCGCCTGGCGCTTCCTGCGCCGTGAACACCACCTGAACAGCGCCGAGGACGTTCAGGCGCTGGACGCCGAGCTGTCGGCGCTGCCCGACAAGGAGCGGACCGTGCTCAAGCTGAGCCTGGTCGGCACGCTCACGCTGCGGGAGAAGGCGCGGCTGGACGACCTGCTCGCGAGGCACGGCCACCTGTTCGCCGCCCTGGAGGTCTGGGAACGGCGCACCGATCTGGTCACGCGCCCCGACGATGACGACTTCGCCGATCTGGGGTTGTCCGGGTTCGCCGCGTCGGCGCTCGAAGAGCTGCGCGAGCTCGCCGCGGCTCCTGGTGAGGACAGCCAGGCCGCGCAGGAGGCGCTCGGCCTGCTCTACCGGCTCGCGGGAGGTGGACGGTGA
- a CDS encoding ATP-binding protein → MLQGRDTERAVVAALLEEAWASRGGALVLRGQPGVGKSALLADAVARAEGMLVLRTSGIESESPLAFAALQRLLRPAMRHADRLPAPQARALRAVFGEEEGDGDRFLVFLAALSLLAETAEQAPVLAVVDDAHWLDDASAAALLFVARRLQVERVAMLFAAREGDVRRFDSGDLPSITLGGIDRDAAAALLTDRAGVPVPAEVSDRLVRSTGGNPLALVELAEALSADQLGGQAPLPAQLPVTEGVERAFLDRYRRLPEPAQALLLVAAADDSARVATVRQAAAALGADDEALHAVERSGLLRVIGSTLELRHPLVRSAVYGAATSFERRRAHRALADVLVGDEDADRRAWHRAASVEEPDEAVVEELDRAAERARGRGGLEAAASAWERAAELTPPGEARAQRLYAAAVAAWLAAQPGRARVLADAARVYAGDPGLRADIARLRARIEWNTGSVHVGHRMILQAAAEVAPHDADRAREMAMFATALASFGASSGVAIDPVGLVPPADESDPPRRRAFAGLLAGLDHVTRGDWAQAASVLRDTFAVAESCDEDDQALLPNLGIAALHLGEDDLALRYHTLLLSRARDTGALVLILYSLTRRGFIEIATGRWTAASAGASEALPLAEGSGQPGLAVLPLSLLALTAALRGEDTFDGHLAAAEQVAAAHPVGVLENLLPDMLHWAKGLRAAAQPATAFHHLEQIAHPMLQHLAAIDRIDAAVRAGQRDTARAWTDELDGFAAATGSAWAAAAVAHGRALLTGGDAAERHFEQALAHHAYSRRTPDRARTELAYGEFLRRARRRVDARAHLRAALEIFEDLGAAPWAERASQELRASGETARRRDPSALTGLTPQELQVARLVAQGMSNRDVAAQLYLSPRTIDFHLRNVFAKLGVSSRAELARLPFD, encoded by the coding sequence ATGCTTCAGGGTCGCGACACAGAGCGCGCCGTCGTCGCGGCGCTGCTCGAGGAGGCGTGGGCGTCTCGCGGTGGCGCTTTGGTGCTGCGGGGCCAGCCGGGGGTGGGCAAGTCGGCGCTGCTGGCCGATGCGGTGGCCCGCGCCGAGGGCATGCTGGTCCTGCGCACGTCGGGCATCGAGTCGGAGTCGCCGTTGGCGTTCGCGGCGCTACAGCGCCTGCTGCGGCCGGCGATGCGTCACGCGGACCGGCTGCCGGCCCCTCAAGCGCGGGCGCTGCGGGCCGTGTTCGGTGAGGAAGAGGGCGACGGGGACCGCTTCTTGGTGTTCCTGGCGGCGCTGAGCCTGCTGGCCGAGACCGCGGAACAGGCGCCGGTGCTGGCCGTGGTTGACGACGCCCACTGGCTTGACGACGCGTCAGCGGCGGCGCTGCTGTTCGTCGCGCGGCGGCTGCAGGTCGAGCGGGTGGCGATGCTGTTCGCGGCCCGGGAGGGCGACGTGCGCCGGTTCGACAGCGGTGACCTGCCCAGCATCACGCTCGGCGGCATCGACCGGGACGCCGCCGCGGCGCTGCTCACCGACCGGGCCGGGGTGCCGGTGCCCGCCGAGGTCAGCGACCGGCTGGTGCGCAGCACCGGCGGCAACCCGCTCGCCCTCGTCGAACTCGCCGAGGCGCTGTCGGCCGATCAACTCGGCGGGCAGGCGCCGCTCCCCGCCCAGCTGCCGGTGACCGAGGGCGTCGAACGAGCGTTCCTGGACCGGTACCGCCGCCTCCCCGAGCCCGCGCAGGCGCTGCTGCTGGTCGCGGCCGCCGACGACTCCGCCCGCGTCGCGACCGTCCGCCAGGCCGCCGCGGCGCTCGGCGCCGACGACGAGGCGCTCCACGCGGTTGAACGGTCCGGGCTGCTACGGGTGATCGGCTCCACGCTCGAGCTGCGGCACCCGCTGGTCCGCTCCGCCGTGTACGGCGCCGCGACCAGCTTCGAACGGCGCCGCGCCCACCGCGCCCTGGCGGATGTGCTCGTCGGCGACGAGGACGCCGACCGGCGCGCTTGGCACCGCGCGGCGTCGGTCGAGGAGCCCGACGAGGCCGTCGTGGAGGAGCTCGACCGGGCCGCCGAGCGGGCCCGGGGCCGCGGCGGCCTCGAAGCCGCGGCCTCCGCCTGGGAGCGGGCCGCCGAGCTGACCCCCCCGGGGGAAGCCCGCGCGCAGCGTCTGTACGCCGCCGCCGTCGCGGCGTGGCTGGCCGCCCAGCCGGGCCGGGCCCGCGTGCTGGCAGACGCGGCCCGGGTGTACGCCGGCGATCCGGGGCTGCGCGCGGACATCGCCCGGCTCAGGGCCCGCATCGAGTGGAACACCGGCTCGGTGCACGTCGGTCACCGCATGATCCTGCAGGCCGCGGCGGAGGTCGCGCCGCACGACGCCGACCGGGCCCGGGAGATGGCGATGTTCGCCACCGCTCTCGCCTCGTTCGGCGCGAGCTCCGGCGTCGCTATCGACCCGGTCGGCCTGGTCCCGCCCGCGGACGAGTCCGACCCGCCGCGCCGCCGGGCCTTCGCCGGGCTCCTTGCCGGGCTCGACCACGTCACGCGCGGGGACTGGGCCCAGGCGGCGTCCGTCCTGCGGGACACGTTCGCCGTCGCGGAGTCTTGCGACGAGGACGACCAGGCCCTGCTGCCGAACCTGGGCATCGCCGCGCTGCACCTGGGCGAGGACGACCTGGCCCTGCGCTACCACACCCTCCTGCTGTCCCGGGCACGTGACACCGGGGCGCTGGTCTTGATCCTGTACTCCCTGACCCGGCGCGGCTTCATCGAGATCGCCACCGGCCGCTGGACCGCCGCCAGCGCCGGCGCGTCCGAAGCCCTACCGCTGGCCGAGGGCAGCGGGCAGCCGGGGCTCGCGGTACTCCCGCTGAGCCTGCTGGCGCTCACCGCGGCCCTGCGCGGGGAGGACACGTTCGACGGGCACCTCGCCGCGGCCGAGCAGGTCGCCGCCGCCCACCCGGTCGGCGTCCTGGAGAACCTCCTCCCGGACATGCTGCACTGGGCCAAGGGCCTGCGCGCCGCCGCCCAGCCCGCGACCGCGTTCCACCACCTGGAACAGATCGCGCACCCGATGCTTCAGCACCTGGCCGCGATCGACCGGATCGACGCCGCGGTCCGCGCCGGCCAGCGCGACACCGCCAGGGCCTGGACGGACGAGCTGGACGGCTTCGCCGCAGCCACCGGGTCGGCATGGGCCGCCGCAGCCGTGGCGCACGGCCGCGCCCTGCTCACCGGTGGCGACGCCGCAGAACGGCACTTCGAGCAGGCCCTCGCGCACCACGCCTACTCGCGGCGCACCCCGGACCGGGCCCGAACCGAGCTGGCGTACGGCGAGTTCCTGCGCCGCGCCCGGCGCCGCGTGGACGCCCGCGCGCATCTGCGGGCCGCGCTGGAGATCTTCGAGGACCTGGGCGCGGCCCCGTGGGCGGAGCGTGCGAGCCAGGAGTTGCGCGCGTCAGGAGAGACCGCCCGCCGGCGCGATCCGTCGGCGCTCACCGGCCTGACCCCGCAGGAACTGCAGGTCGCCCGACTCGTCGCCCAAGGCATGTCCAACCGCGACGTGGCGGCCCAGCTGTACCTGAGCCCCCGCACCATCGACTTCCACCTGCGGAACGTGTTCGCGAAGCTCGGAGTGAGCTCGCGCGCTGAGCTGGCCCGCCTGCCCTTCGACTGA
- a CDS encoding DJ-1/PfpI family protein, translating to MQIAILLFENLTALDVIGPYEVLSRLPNAQTIFVGERVGPVRTDTGRLALVADATLADVPHPDIVVVPGGFGQTAHMTDGPVHQWLRTADATSTWTTSVCTGSLILAAAGLLTGRRATSHWLATDQLPAFGAVPAAERVVFDGKYVTAAGVSAGIDMALALSGQIAGDAAAQAIQLGIEYDPQPPYAAGSPAQAPQPIVEALRANSDHILLGR from the coding sequence ATGCAGATCGCGATCTTGCTGTTCGAGAACCTCACCGCCCTGGACGTCATCGGCCCGTACGAGGTCCTCAGCCGCCTACCCAACGCGCAGACCATTTTCGTCGGGGAACGCGTCGGCCCGGTTCGCACGGACACCGGCCGTCTCGCGCTGGTCGCGGACGCGACCCTCGCCGACGTACCACACCCGGACATCGTCGTGGTGCCCGGCGGGTTCGGCCAGACCGCGCACATGACCGACGGCCCGGTGCACCAGTGGCTGCGAACCGCAGACGCCACCAGCACCTGGACCACCTCGGTATGCACCGGGTCCCTCATCCTGGCGGCCGCCGGGCTGTTGACCGGCCGGCGAGCGACGTCGCACTGGCTCGCGACCGATCAGCTGCCGGCATTCGGCGCAGTCCCGGCAGCTGAGCGGGTCGTCTTCGACGGCAAGTACGTCACCGCCGCCGGTGTGTCGGCCGGCATCGACATGGCGCTCGCCTTGAGCGGGCAGATCGCCGGTGACGCGGCCGCGCAAGCGATCCAGCTCGGCATCGAGTACGACCCGCAGCCGCCCTACGCCGCAGGGTCACCCGCCCAAGCGCCACAGCCCATCGTCGAGGCGCTGCGGGCCAACAGCGACCACATCCTCCTCGGCCGCTGA
- a CDS encoding Tex family protein, which translates to MRIVTTPIQTTVHQRIAEELGVREWQVRAAVELLDGGATVPFIARYRKEATGMLDDAQLRALEDRLRYLRELEERRTAILESIRAQGKLDEALETRIMAADSKARLEDIYLPYKPKRRTKAQIAREAGLEPLADQLLADPTCDPQATAAAFVDAEKGVADAAAALEGARAILVERFAEDADLIGALREQMWSRGRLVSRVRDGKQEVGAKFADYFDYAEPFTTLPSHRILAMFRGEKEEILDLTLEPEEEPATPQTGPSDYELRIARRFGIADQGRPADRWLMDTVRWAWRTRILARLDIDLRMRLWQAAEDEAVRVFAANLRDLLLAAPAGPRPTMGLDPGYRTGVKVAVVDATGKVVATETIYPHEPHRRWDEAIAVLARLARAHRVELIAIGNGTASRETDKLAGEVIKRHPQLKLTKVVVSEAGASVYSASAYAAQELPELDVSLRGAVSIARRLQDPLAELVKIDPKSIGVGQYQHDVSQAKLSRALDAVVEDCVNAVGVDVNTASVPLLARVSGIGEGLARNIVAHREANGPFRSRQALKDVPRLGPKAFEQCAGFLRIRGGDDPLDASSVHPEAYPVVRRILQATGSDITTLIGNSTVLRALDPKEFVDDTFGLPTVTDILKELEKPGRDPRPAFKTATFADGVNTLEDLKPGMLLEGVVTNVAAFGAFVDVGVHQDGLVHVSAMSKTFVKDPRDVVKPGDIVRVKVLDVDIPRQRISLTLRLDDADDRTGAPSGTGRRDGAKRSRTQPRPRRGSDTALADALRRAGLIDGFGGPDHTGR; encoded by the coding sequence ATCAGGATCGTGACGACACCTATTCAGACGACTGTTCATCAGCGGATCGCCGAGGAGCTCGGCGTGCGCGAGTGGCAGGTGCGGGCGGCTGTGGAGCTGCTCGACGGCGGGGCCACCGTGCCGTTCATCGCCCGCTACCGGAAGGAAGCGACCGGCATGCTCGACGACGCGCAGCTGCGCGCGCTCGAGGACCGGTTGCGCTACCTGCGCGAGCTGGAGGAGCGGCGCACGGCGATCCTGGAGTCGATCCGCGCCCAGGGCAAGCTCGACGAGGCCCTCGAGACGAGGATCATGGCGGCCGATTCCAAGGCCCGGCTGGAGGACATCTACCTGCCGTACAAGCCCAAGCGCCGCACCAAGGCGCAGATCGCCAGGGAGGCGGGGCTCGAGCCGCTCGCCGATCAGCTCCTCGCCGACCCGACGTGCGATCCGCAGGCGACCGCCGCCGCCTTCGTCGACGCGGAGAAGGGCGTGGCCGACGCCGCGGCCGCGCTGGAGGGGGCGCGCGCGATCCTGGTCGAGCGCTTCGCCGAGGACGCCGACCTCATCGGGGCGTTGCGCGAACAGATGTGGTCGCGGGGCCGCCTGGTGTCGCGGGTGCGCGACGGCAAGCAGGAGGTCGGCGCCAAGTTCGCCGACTACTTCGACTACGCCGAGCCGTTCACCACGCTGCCCTCGCACCGGATTCTGGCGATGTTCCGCGGCGAGAAGGAGGAGATCCTCGACCTCACCCTGGAGCCGGAGGAGGAACCCGCGACGCCGCAGACCGGGCCGAGTGACTACGAGCTGCGCATCGCACGGCGCTTCGGCATCGCCGATCAAGGCCGGCCGGCCGACCGCTGGTTGATGGACACGGTGCGCTGGGCCTGGCGCACACGCATCCTCGCCCGGCTCGACATCGACCTGCGCATGCGCCTGTGGCAGGCGGCGGAGGACGAGGCGGTGCGCGTGTTCGCCGCGAACCTCCGCGACCTCCTGCTCGCCGCGCCCGCCGGCCCCCGCCCGACCATGGGTCTGGACCCCGGCTACCGCACCGGCGTGAAGGTCGCGGTGGTCGACGCCACCGGCAAGGTGGTGGCGACCGAGACGATCTATCCGCACGAGCCGCACCGGCGCTGGGATGAGGCGATCGCCGTCCTCGCCCGGCTGGCCCGCGCACACCGCGTCGAGCTGATCGCGATCGGCAACGGCACCGCCTCGCGCGAGACCGACAAGCTCGCCGGCGAGGTGATCAAGCGGCATCCGCAGCTGAAGCTCACCAAGGTCGTGGTGTCGGAGGCCGGCGCTTCGGTGTACTCCGCCTCCGCCTACGCCGCGCAGGAACTGCCCGAACTCGACGTGTCACTGCGCGGCGCGGTGTCGATCGCCCGCCGGCTGCAGGATCCGCTGGCCGAGCTCGTCAAGATCGACCCCAAGTCGATCGGCGTCGGCCAGTACCAGCACGATGTCTCCCAGGCCAAGCTGTCGCGCGCGCTGGATGCGGTGGTGGAGGACTGCGTGAACGCGGTCGGCGTCGACGTCAACACCGCCTCGGTGCCGCTGCTGGCGCGCGTGTCGGGCATCGGCGAGGGGCTGGCGCGGAACATTGTGGCGCACCGCGAGGCCAACGGCCCGTTCCGCTCGCGCCAGGCGCTCAAGGACGTCCCGCGGCTCGGCCCGAAGGCGTTCGAGCAATGCGCCGGCTTCCTGCGCATCCGGGGCGGCGACGATCCGCTCGACGCCTCGAGCGTGCACCCGGAGGCATATCCGGTGGTGCGCCGCATCCTCCAGGCCACCGGCAGCGACATCACGACCTTGATCGGCAACAGCACGGTGCTGCGTGCGCTCGACCCGAAGGAGTTCGTCGACGACACCTTCGGCCTGCCGACCGTCACCGACATCCTCAAGGAGCTGGAGAAGCCGGGCCGCGACCCGCGTCCGGCCTTCAAGACCGCGACCTTCGCCGACGGCGTGAACACCCTCGAGGACCTCAAACCCGGCATGCTGCTCGAGGGCGTCGTCACCAACGTCGCCGCTTTCGGCGCGTTCGTCGACGTCGGCGTGCACCAGGACGGCCTGGTACACGTCTCGGCGATGTCGAAGACCTTCGTCAAGGACCCCCGCGACGTGGTGAAGCCGGGCGACATCGTGCGCGTGAAGGTGCTCGACGTGGACATCCCGCGCCAGCGCATCTCGCTCACGCTGCGACTCGACGACGCCGATGACCGCACCGGCGCGCCGTCCGGCACCGGGCGCCGCGACGGCGCGAAACGCAGCCGAACACAGCCGCGCCCACGCCGCGGGAGCGACACCGCGCTCGCTGACGCCCTGCGGCGCGCCGGCCTCATCGACGGCTTCGGCGGCCCGGACCACACCGGCCGCTAG
- a CDS encoding flavin-containing monooxygenase produces the protein MRPDTAHATDHHQALDVIVIGAGQAGLAIAWHLAQRQVRFVVLDAGPQVGHVWRSRWDSLTLFTPAEYDALPGMPFPAPAGTYPTKDQVADYLQAYAASFELPVRLNTRVTRLRRAGDLFAVATSTGTLLARQVVVATGLAPHIPAVGAALDDAVMQVHSAQYRNSHDLPDGPVLVVGAGNSGLQIAEELAATRPVTVAVGTRPLMLPQRLLGRDLFWWFTRLGLMDKPADSRIARRVRARGELVIGTSWRRLRGRGITVRPRVVDAHERTIRFADGTALEVGTVVWATGFRSDYSWIDAPPAVVDGRVVHRRGVTDVPGLYFLGLPWQHTRGSALLGFVKDDAAWLADQLTADRATALAGT, from the coding sequence ATGCGCCCCGACACCGCTCACGCCACAGACCACCATCAGGCCCTGGATGTCATCGTCATCGGCGCCGGGCAGGCAGGTCTGGCCATCGCCTGGCACCTGGCACAGCGCCAGGTCCGGTTCGTCGTGCTGGACGCCGGCCCGCAGGTCGGGCACGTGTGGCGGTCCCGGTGGGACTCGCTCACCTTGTTCACCCCGGCCGAGTACGACGCCCTACCCGGCATGCCGTTCCCCGCCCCGGCCGGGACCTACCCCACCAAGGACCAGGTCGCCGACTACCTGCAGGCGTACGCCGCCTCATTCGAGCTCCCGGTCCGGCTGAACACCCGCGTCACCCGGCTGCGGCGCGCCGGTGACCTCTTCGCGGTCGCGACCTCGACCGGGACGCTGCTGGCCCGGCAGGTCGTCGTAGCCACGGGCCTGGCACCGCACATCCCGGCCGTCGGCGCCGCGCTCGACGATGCCGTCATGCAGGTGCACAGCGCCCAGTACCGCAACTCACACGACCTTCCTGACGGCCCGGTGCTGGTCGTGGGCGCCGGCAACTCCGGCCTGCAGATCGCCGAGGAGCTGGCCGCGACCCGCCCGGTGACGGTCGCCGTCGGCACCCGGCCGCTGATGCTGCCCCAGCGCCTGCTCGGCCGGGACCTGTTCTGGTGGTTCACCCGCCTCGGACTGATGGACAAGCCCGCCGACTCCCGCATCGCCCGCCGGGTCCGCGCCCGCGGCGAGCTCGTCATCGGGACCAGCTGGCGCCGGCTCCGCGGCCGCGGCATCACGGTTCGACCGCGGGTGGTGGACGCCCACGAACGCACCATCCGGTTCGCCGACGGCACCGCCTTGGAGGTCGGCACCGTCGTGTGGGCCACCGGGTTCCGGTCGGACTACTCCTGGATCGACGCACCGCCCGCGGTGGTCGACGGTCGCGTCGTGCACCGGCGCGGCGTGACCGACGTTCCCGGCCTGTACTTCCTCGGGCTGCCGTGGCAGCACACCCGCGGTTCCGCGCTGCTCGGGTTCGTCAAGGACGACGCCGCCTGGCTCGCCGACCAGCTCACCGCCGACCGGGCCACCGCCCTGGCCGGCACCTGA